In Salvelinus fontinalis isolate EN_2023a chromosome 25, ASM2944872v1, whole genome shotgun sequence, one genomic interval encodes:
- the LOC129822745 gene encoding ubiquitin thioesterase otulin-like isoform X3: MHTAPRRLSTGGYIAFLQVGHLCKICFGSVKLPKVEDRCSLEPMLDILSYSESEWKGNTTKSTLIIKIPLPVWSQGYTKLSQRFESLRRVRGDNYCALRATLFQVLSTSTQPPVWLQVEHISTWAEELEAREGLIGQWMFPSECRQGGGSEDAVQQLKRYMELLQNRWQAAVGCSSMEERRRLCESVFQGGEEELGLLEALKLLMLVRASELHTTMQEGGDVPVFCWLLYARDSSDCPRTFLFNHLSRVGFSGGLEQVEMFLLGYALQCTIQVYRLYMTDTEEFVTYYPDDHKEDWPCVCLVTEDDRHYNVPVGQHNELQVPEYVPPDCLESKSQKTSRQADCH; the protein is encoded by the exons TTCCAAAGGTTGAGGACAGATGCAGTCTGGAGCCGATGCTGGATATTCTGTCCTACAGTGAGAGTGAGTGGAAGGGAAACACTACCAAAAGTACCCTTATTATAAAG ATCCCTCTTCCTGTCTGGTCCCAGGGTTACACTAAGCTGTCTCAGAGGTTTGAGAGCCTGAGACGGGTGAGAGGCGATAACTACTGTGCACTCCGAGCCACTCTGTTCCAGGTGCTCTCCACCAGCACCCAGCCGCCTGTCTGGCTGCAGGTCGAACACATCTCCACG TGGGCGGAGGAGCTGGAGGCACGTGAGGGGCTGATTGGCCAGTGGATGTTCCCCTCGGAGTGCAGACAGGGGGGTGGGAGCGAAGACGCCGTCCAACAGCTCAAACGCTACATGGAACTCCTCCAGAACAGG TGGCAGGCGGCGGTGGGCTGCTCCAGCATGGAGGAGAGACGGCGGTTGTGTGAGAGTGTGTtccagggaggggaggaggagctgGGGCTGCTGGAGGCCCTGAAGCTCCTCATGCTGGTCCGGGCGTCGGAGCTCCATACCACCATGCAAGAGGGAGGGGACGTGCCCGTCTTTTGCTGGCTGCTCTATGCACGCGACTCTTCCGACTGCCCACGCACATTCCTCTTCAACCACCTGAGTCGAGTGGGTTTCAGCGGGGGTCTAGAGCAG GTGGAGATGTTTCTGCTGGGATATGCCTTGCAGTGCACCATCCAGGTCTACAGGCTGTACATGACAGACACCGAGGAGTTTGTCACCTATTATCCCGATGACCATAAAGAagactggccctgtgtgtgtctggtcaCAGAGGATGACCGCCACTACAACGTCCCAGTGGGCCAGCACAATGAACTCCAAGTCCCAGAGTACGTCCCTCCAGACTGTTTGGAATCTAAGTCCCAGAAGACCTCACGGCAGGCTGATTGCCACTGA